One Eisenibacter elegans DSM 3317 genomic window, GGGTTGAACTAAAAGGCGGCACTCCATCTGACAAGAAAGCCCAATACAAAATCACGAAAAAGGGGCTTGCGTTTGAAAAGTATTATTAAACCTCACACCACTGGGTATTTTTGGAAAAGGCGTGATTAAACCCGATAAAAATTGGAGGCCCTGTGTTCTTGAATTCTTGAGTACCAAGAAAGTAAAGCCTTGTGATTTTTGGTATAAATGAGCCAATACTAAAAAAACCCGTGAGTTGAGCACGGGTTTTTTAGGGTTACCAAAGTAACAGTCTTAGTGCAATGATTTTTCATTGATGCGCAAGATTCCGATAAAATGGAACAAGCGGATGATGGGGTATACCGGATCAAACTCGTACCATTTTACGGCAAAGTTGAGGCGGTTGGGGAGCTTGTGGTGGTTATTTTGGAAAAGCTCTCCAAGCATTACCACATCGGCAATAAGGGAGTTTTTAGAGTTGTCATTGTTGTCAAAGTTGCTGTAGCCATATTTGTGGCCACTCCAGTTGACAATAGCGCCGTGGATAGGCCCCATAAAGAAGTGTACTGGAAGCAATGCGAACAAATACCAAGGCATACCCATATACACATAAGCTGCAATGTATAGCAATGTATAGAAAGTACCCCAAGCTATGCGTGAAACCCAAGACTCACCCAATTTTTCGAGCATTTCCCAAGAAGGGTAGTGCATATCAAAACGGGGAGGGGTGGGAATACGACGCTTGAGCACTCCTACATAGATGTCCTTAGTTTTCCACATCATATGCCAAATATTCTTGGCGTGTACAGGAGAGTGTGGATCTTGTTCTGTGTCGCTATAGGCGTGGTGCATACGATGCAAGATAGCATAAGCACGTGGGCTTAGGTACGATGCACCTTGTGTAACATAGGTAAGGAAGCCAAAATAACGCTCCCAAAACTTGTTCATCGTGAACATCTGATGCGCAGCATAACGGTGCAGATAGAAGGTCTGGCAGAAAAGCGCCAAATACCAATGCACAAGGAAGAAAATTAGCACAAATAGCACGTCAATAATGAGTTAAGTGAATAAATAAAACAGGCGTGCAACAAACGCTTCAGTAGGGTGTTTGGGTTTAGGCAAGCGCGAATTGAATATTTCCAATTTGGTGTTGCACTGCATCATGCAAGATGGCAAATAAAGTAACATTATCCTACCTTTTGAATGATTAAATCTGAGTTGGTACAGATTACCCGACCAATAGCAAGATTTGACCTCTCAACAACCGTTGTTTAGTGATTTTGAGATGCGACCTACTGGGGTTTGTCGTGTGGTACACGATGGATAAACGCCACAAACGCACAAATTGGGGTAACAAGTAGTATCTTTGTTTGGAAATAAAATCAAGAGCGTGTGTTGCGTGTAGCCTTTGCCGTTTTTTTTATATTGGCCGGCCTATCGGCTTGTAGCTTTTGGGAGCCGTCGGGTAGCCTCAGGCAGGTCAGTGTTCCTACACAACGGGCAGTATTTGTCTTTGAAAAAAACGCCTTCACTACTAATGATACGCTACACCTTGGGGATAAAGTCATCCTGAATTGGCTGTTGTTACATTGTTTTGAAACACCTCTGCCCAACCCGCCTGTGGAGGTGGTTTATGAAGGTAGAATCCTGCTTTACAATAAGTACATTGCTGAGCCTCTGGCAGTGCTGGAATTTTCGTTGCAAACACCAGCGCATATCCGATACATCCTCAAAGGCAAGACCTACTACCGACAGATAGACCGTGCTGGGGTTGATTTCTTGCATACGGCCAAAACCCAAGGCTGGGTGTTTTCGCTCGAAGGCTTTTAGGGGGAATTTGGCAAAATACTTGTTTGAAGGATGACTCAATAGGTTATATCATAGTCTGTGTGTGCTGAAGGGTGAAGGGGTAGCTGCTTGGGTTACCGCCGAAAGCTGCTGGGTTTACTACCTTGAAGGAGGACATATGAGCCAAATAAGGCATATATCTGACTGCCAGGACTATAAATGTATTGTTTTGAAATCACTAAACCTTTATAATGATGCGAATAACTATTTTGTGTAATCTATGCTTGTTTGTGCTATTATTTGCAGAGACTGGTTTGTTGGCACAATCTACAGGAGAAAATCATTTTTACAGACACCTAAAGGGTAAGCTAGGAACTAAGAACATCACTTGGGAGTGGCATCAGCTGCCTGAGACGATGAGTGTAAAGATGTACCAAACAACAGTAGTGATGTGGGTGGAGGGAGCCGCTACACCGTACTACCTGCGGGGTAACGGGCTACAGGCAATGGGGGATAGCCTGTATCTGAAGGAATACCATACCCTGTTGATGGATGAGGCCGAGCCTAAAGCACATTGGAAACTGCGTTGGAATGCTGTCAATAATACGATGATTGGAGAGCGCATACCGACAGATTTGCCCAAACCGCAAGAGGTCAGCCTCAGGGAGCAGTACCCCAAAGGGGTGCTGCGGATGGAGCCCGAATGGTTGATGCGTCGTTCTAACAACGAACAGTCGAAGGCCGTGGCAAGCATTTGGGGTTTGGAGGTACGTAGCGGGAGCAAAAAAGCGCAAATGCGTATCAATGCGTGGCTACAAGACTCGCTCTACCAGCAGGCTTCGGTGTTTATGAATGGTTTTATTCAGAATTACGAAAACGATGCTGCCCTAGGGCTGACCCAAACCCACGAAGAGGCATATAAAAAAATACGCATCACTCATAATACCGACCAAACCTTGTCGGTCTTGTTGGAGCGGTTTATCAGCCACGGACTGGGGCAGCCCGAATACCAGCTCTCGGCCTATATTTTTGACAGCCACACCGGAGAGCTCATCCCGCCACAAGCGTTGTTTTTGCCACAAACGGAAGACACACTTGGGCGTTTATTGGCACAGACACTACGGCAGGTAGCCAAGGTGCCGCCAAGCCTCAGCTTGGCCGACTATGGGTTCATTGCGCCTGACGAGCGCCTCCCTGTCAGCCAAAATATCATCCTAGTAGGTGAGGGGCTTTGTTTTATCTACAATCCCTACGAGATTAGCTCTGCGGCAGCAGGTACCATCACACTCTACCTGCCCTACAAACAGCTCAAAGGGCTAATCCACACAGCCAAAGTCCCAAAGTTTCGCTAGTGTGGTATGAGGCGGCTATGGTGTGGGAAATAGTTGCGTTTTTTGTAGTTTTGTCAGTCAAAACAAGCTCCTAACCCCAACCCTTGGGGCTGGGTTCACGTTAGCGGGGGTGTGTTTTGTAGAAGATTCCTTATTCAGAAAAACGCAATAACTCAAATATCATAGTGATGATGTACCTATCCCGTTGGTGGAATTTTTGCCTATTTATTCATCTCATCGGCCTATTGAGCTTTGGCAACTGGCCACAAGCCCAAGCTGCCGACCGTGTCAAGAGCGCTTACAAAATGCTCGAAAAAGGCGAGTTTGACAAGGCCCGCGCCCTGATAGACAAAAACCTCGAAAAAGAACCCAACAATGCCGGGGCTTGGTATGTGTTGGCACGGTACTACCTATGGGAGGGCAACCCTGCTCTGCATCTGGATTCGTCGTATTTGGCCATCCTCCAAACGGCCAAATTCTATCCCGAAAGCGATGAAAAAGCCCGTAAGGGTTGGCTCGAAATAGGCCTAGACGAGCAGGCCATCGCCCAACACCGCAGCCAATGTGAGCAGATGGCCTTTAGCAAGGCGCAAAAGCTACATACCATAGAAGCTTACCAAGCTTTCATTGACCGCTATACGACAGCGCCCCAACTGCCTCAAGCACTGAGTGTACGCAATGCCCTAGCTTGGAACAAGGCCGAATTTGCCAATACCGTAGAGGCGTATGCCGCCTTTATGGAGGCTTACCCCGATGCCCAACAATATGCCAAGGCCAAAGAACGCTATGATGCTCTTGTATTTGCCAAAGCCACTGCTTCGGGCGACTTGGAAGCTTACCGCGCTTTTGTCAAAGAACACCCTAACAACGAATTTAGCCTAGAGGCATACAAGGCCATTTTTGATTATGAGACCTTTGCCAACACCCCGATAGTTTATACCAACTTTATCAGCCAAAATCCCCAAAACCCTTACATAAATTTGGCTTATGATTGGTTGCTGGCTTGGTACGAAACCAACGAATCTCTTGATGCTTTTGCTCAAGCATATCCTAATTATCCCGACGCAGCACGGCTCAAAAGCCTGCAAGAAGTGGATGTGTTGCAGTACCTGCCTATTTTTGAAAACAAACGTTACGGCTATGTCGATGAGCATGGGAAGCAACGTATTACTCCGCAGTACCTCTCCATCCCGACAGATTATCTCTGCGAAAGTGTGGCGACCAACTACCTCCTTATTACCGACCAAAACCTACAAGGAGTCATCGACAAGATGGGTAAAACCATTATTCCGGTAATGTATGATTATGTAGAACTGTTGGAGCTGGGTATTTTCAAAGTACACCTCGATGGCAAAGACGGCCTAATACACCGCAATGGGCTGACGCTGCTCAATACGGAGTATGACCTGATTGAGCGCTTCAGTGCACAGTTGGTCAAAATAAAACAAAGAGGACTGTGGGGGTTGGCTACCCACAGCGGGCGTGTGGTGTTGCCCTGTAAGTTTGAGGCCGTGGATATGATTGGTGGGAATTTTGTGCGGGTGCGCAATGGCCAACGATACCATATCTTGGGCTATGAAGCTTTGGCCAAGATGATGTTGCAAAAGAATTTGCAGCTAGAACTGCCCTACCAACACGTAGCGTTGTTGAGCGAAGACTTTGCCCGTGTGCGTATCGATAGCGGCCAAGTAGGTGCTATTGATGTATATGGCAAAACGATTATCGCTCCACAGTTTGTTGGGGTGGAGCAACTCGGAGAGGCGTTTTTCCTCACCCACGAGGGCAAACAAAAGGCTCTCTGGACACGCCAAGGTCAGGCAATTCTGCCCGGGCAGCCTATCCAAGAAGCTAGGGCTGCGGGTCAACTGATTGCCGTAAAGATGGACAACAAATGGGGGCTGCTCAATGATAAGGGGGCGATGATGTTTGATTTTATCTATGATGACATCCGCTTTCTTGAAACGCTGCCCCTCCTGAGCCAAGGAAAACAACGCTGGGTGCTTTTTGCCGGAGCCGAAGCGCTGGCCGACTTGAGCAATGCCACAGATTTTAGCCTCATCAGAGGCAACTACGAAGGAGCAAAGCCCTACTTGATGCTCACACAAAACAAGCGCAAGGCGCTTTATAGCTTCGACGGAACACTCTTGCTCAAACCACTTTACGACGACATCACCATTCTCGATGCAGAGGTACTCAGTGTCAAGATGCAGCAAAAAGTAGGCTTGGTAACCTTTGACGGCCAAGAGGTGTTGCCGGCCAAATACCAAGGGATAAGCTATATGCAACCGGGCTTTTATGGTATTTTGGCCAACAACCGTTTTGGTGTTTTTCACCGTCCTACAGGCACACTCATCCCCCCAAGCTACGACCGCCTGCTCAAGCCCTACCCCCTCAATGACAGCAACTACTATTTTGTAGCCGAAAAGGAGGACTATTACGGCCTTATCAATGCCAAAAATCAAGTTGTTTTACCTTTTGATTTTGAAGAAATAAAACCTTGGAACGCGGCCTTTGCCCTAGTCAAAAACGAGGAAGGACTGTATGTAGCCCAGCCGCTCCAAGCTTCCAAAGACAAAAACCAAGTGCTCGAAAGCCTGCTGCCTACTGAAGGCCTGAGCGAAATATACCTCCTACGCGAGAGCCCTCAAGAGCGCCTGCTCTTGGGCAAAGGCGAAACCGACAAGGGAAAGGCTGTGTATGGGGTGTGGTCAAGTGTGAGGGGTAATATTGTGCCAATGCAGTATGACCTCGTCTACAACCTTGGCATCAAAGGCAACCCCGTATTTTTCTTGCAGGAGTACAATGCCCAGCGCGACGAATATACCGTCATCTATCAACACTACAATGGCCGTCAAATTTGGAGCCGTACGATGAAAGAATACGATTTCAAGCGCCTTTTATGTGATTAATACCATTATTCCCTTGCAACCCCATTTCTAACACGACAGATACACTTATGTCAAACACACGCAAACGCAAAAGCCCCAATACCAACACCCAGCGACGCAAGAAAAGCGGCCCAGCCAAAAAGCGCCCCGTGCTCATCACGGTCATCATCGCCTTACTGGTAGGAGGGTATTGGGCATACGAAAACAACTTTCTTGACCTGCGCTCTCGATTGGCGGGTTTGGTACAGCCCGTAGGAGAAGAGACCATAGTGGTGGGCGATGAGGAGCAACAGGTGCGCGACGAGCGCCAATCTCCTGACGGCAACGCCAGAGGCAATCGTGGGGAGGGTTCTTTTGATATCAACCACCCCGACTTTGGCCTGCCCGCCTACTCCGACAAGGATGTAGTGGTGAGGCATAGTGCCTTTGCCCTCTCCTATAACGAAGCCCACGAGCAGGCCGATTGGGTCGCCTATCGTTTGAAGAAGAACAATTTGCGCGGTGGGGTAGAACGTACCGACGACTTCCGCCCCGATCCCAAAATCCCGACACAGTCCGCCACCCCTGCCGACTATCGCGGCTCTGGCTATGACCGAGGCCACCTCGCCCCCGCCGGTGATTTCAAGTACTCAGAAAAGGCTATGTCCGAAACCTTTTTTATGAGCAATATGAGCCCACAAGCGCCTGATCTCAATCGAGGTATCTGGCGCATTTTAGAAGAGCAAATCCGTACTTGGGTACGCCGCGACGGTGAGTACTTCATCGTTACGGGGCCAATCCTTAAAGGGGGGCGTTTCCAAAAAATAGGAAAAAACAACGTCAGTGTGCCTAAGGAATATTACAAGGTCATCCTTGACCCCAAGACTCCCAAGGCCATCGCCTTTATTATGCGCAACGAAGGCTCCGACAAAGACCTCCAAACTTTTGTCGTAACTATCGAAGAGGTGGAGCGCCGTACAGGCATCGATTTCTTCCCGATGCTGCCCAACGACTTAGCACAGGAGTTGGAGAAAAATAAAAGACCGGAGCTTTGGTTTAAAAAATAAGCGCTGCTCCGTCAAGGATATCAACCCCTGAAAACCTAAGTGCATCTTGGCATAATGTTGATTGGGTATATCTTCTTACACACCACTGGACATCACCCACTCCTTTGCACAGGTCAAGTACAGGTCAAGGGAGGACGCAGTGAGCAAAACAGCAATAAAGAGCAAAAATGTCCGGTGGTGTAACTTTCTCACAAAATTGTCTCCGCCTATGTTCAGAGTAGTTGTTTATTGTACCCTCGCCATCAGTCTATTGGCTGGCCGCCTTTTTGGGCAAGAGCGAATTATTCAC contains:
- a CDS encoding WG repeat-containing protein, with the translated sequence MMYLSRWWNFCLFIHLIGLLSFGNWPQAQAADRVKSAYKMLEKGEFDKARALIDKNLEKEPNNAGAWYVLARYYLWEGNPALHLDSSYLAILQTAKFYPESDEKARKGWLEIGLDEQAIAQHRSQCEQMAFSKAQKLHTIEAYQAFIDRYTTAPQLPQALSVRNALAWNKAEFANTVEAYAAFMEAYPDAQQYAKAKERYDALVFAKATASGDLEAYRAFVKEHPNNEFSLEAYKAIFDYETFANTPIVYTNFISQNPQNPYINLAYDWLLAWYETNESLDAFAQAYPNYPDAARLKSLQEVDVLQYLPIFENKRYGYVDEHGKQRITPQYLSIPTDYLCESVATNYLLITDQNLQGVIDKMGKTIIPVMYDYVELLELGIFKVHLDGKDGLIHRNGLTLLNTEYDLIERFSAQLVKIKQRGLWGLATHSGRVVLPCKFEAVDMIGGNFVRVRNGQRYHILGYEALAKMMLQKNLQLELPYQHVALLSEDFARVRIDSGQVGAIDVYGKTIIAPQFVGVEQLGEAFFLTHEGKQKALWTRQGQAILPGQPIQEARAAGQLIAVKMDNKWGLLNDKGAMMFDFIYDDIRFLETLPLLSQGKQRWVLFAGAEALADLSNATDFSLIRGNYEGAKPYLMLTQNKRKALYSFDGTLLLKPLYDDITILDAEVLSVKMQQKVGLVTFDGQEVLPAKYQGISYMQPGFYGILANNRFGVFHRPTGTLIPPSYDRLLKPYPLNDSNYYFVAEKEDYYGLINAKNQVVLPFDFEEIKPWNAAFALVKNEEGLYVAQPLQASKDKNQVLESLLPTEGLSEIYLLRESPQERLLLGKGETDKGKAVYGVWSSVRGNIVPMQYDLVYNLGIKGNPVFFLQEYNAQRDEYTVIYQHYNGRQIWSRTMKEYDFKRLLCD
- a CDS encoding RsiV family protein — protein: MMRITILCNLCLFVLLFAETGLLAQSTGENHFYRHLKGKLGTKNITWEWHQLPETMSVKMYQTTVVMWVEGAATPYYLRGNGLQAMGDSLYLKEYHTLLMDEAEPKAHWKLRWNAVNNTMIGERIPTDLPKPQEVSLREQYPKGVLRMEPEWLMRRSNNEQSKAVASIWGLEVRSGSKKAQMRINAWLQDSLYQQASVFMNGFIQNYENDAALGLTQTHEEAYKKIRITHNTDQTLSVLLERFISHGLGQPEYQLSAYIFDSHTGELIPPQALFLPQTEDTLGRLLAQTLRQVAKVPPSLSLADYGFIAPDERLPVSQNIILVGEGLCFIYNPYEISSAAAGTITLYLPYKQLKGLIHTAKVPKFR
- a CDS encoding DNA/RNA non-specific endonuclease gives rise to the protein MSNTRKRKSPNTNTQRRKKSGPAKKRPVLITVIIALLVGGYWAYENNFLDLRSRLAGLVQPVGEETIVVGDEEQQVRDERQSPDGNARGNRGEGSFDINHPDFGLPAYSDKDVVVRHSAFALSYNEAHEQADWVAYRLKKNNLRGGVERTDDFRPDPKIPTQSATPADYRGSGYDRGHLAPAGDFKYSEKAMSETFFMSNMSPQAPDLNRGIWRILEEQIRTWVRRDGEYFIVTGPILKGGRFQKIGKNNVSVPKEYYKVILDPKTPKAIAFIMRNEGSDKDLQTFVVTIEEVERRTGIDFFPMLPNDLAQELEKNKRPELWFKK
- a CDS encoding acyl-CoA desaturase, with protein sequence MHWYLALFCQTFYLHRYAAHQMFTMNKFWERYFGFLTYVTQGASYLSPRAYAILHRMHHAYSDTEQDPHSPVHAKNIWHMMWKTKDIYVGVLKRRIPTPPRFDMHYPSWEMLEKLGESWVSRIAWGTFYTLLYIAAYVYMGMPWYLFALLPVHFFMGPIHGAIVNWSGHKYGYSNFDNNDNSKNSLIADVVMLGELFQNNHHKLPNRLNFAVKWYEFDPVYPIIRLFHFIGILRINEKSLH